A segment of the Agrobacterium tumefaciens genome:
GGTGCCTGCCCGGCGGTCAAACCGCAGTCGACAGGCAGGCAAACGCCGCTGATGGCCATCGCTTGCGGACCGGCCAGAAAGGCAACAGCATTCGCCACATCCTCCGGTTTCACGATGCGGCGCAACGGATACCAGTGCTTCGCCTCTTCGAAGACTTGCGGATTGTTGGCCGCCCGCGCTTCCCATGCCTGTGTTCGAACAGTGCCAGGGGCAACGGCGTTGGAGCGGATGCCGAATTTTCCGTATTCGACGGCAATCAGCTTTGTCAGGTGGATCAGGCCTGCCTTTGCAGCGCTATAAGCCGGATGACCGAAAACCGACATCCCGTTCACCGAGGCGACGTTGACGAGCGCACCCTGCGTTCGCTTCAAAGGCTCCTCAAAAGCCCTGAAACACAAGAACGGCGCCTCGAGGTTGAGAGCGTTATCCTTGCGCCAGATTTCCGGCGTTGTGTCGTGCAGACTGACAGCGCGAGCCGCGCCAGCATTGTTGACGAGTGTTGCGACATCACCAAGCAAAGCTACGTCGGCTGCCAGCCTTGAAAGATCCTCCGGACTGGTCACGTCACAGGTTTTGGCAACGAAGTTGGAGCCGGAAAGCAGGGAAAGCAGGGAAAGCGCCTTATCAAGCGCTGCAGCATCAATATCCACCAGCACAACGGTCGCATGGGTCACCGATAGCTGTTCAGCAATTGCGCGACCAATATCACCAGCCGCACCCGTTACCACGGCGACGTGGTTTCTGCTGTCTGTCATGTCCTAAAGCTCCTCTGGCGTTAACCGCCCCTCTCAGTCGCCAAGCAATTGCCGGTCGTCCTTGTCGCGGTGTTCCACGAGCTGCTGCTTGATGTGACGCAAGGTCACCATCGACCTTTGCTGGTTGTGATAAGCTGCCAACGTCGCGAGAACATCGACGGCAGCCAGATAGGCATAACGCGACGAAGTGGGGCGGAAGATATTGTTTCCTTCGGGAACATTGACCCCGACAACGATGTCTGCAGCGTCGGCAACCGGACTGTCGCTCTGGGTCAACGCAATGGTGGCGACACCCATCTCGCGCGCCAGCCTGAAACATTTGACCAGCTCCATGTTCCGGCCCGAGAAGGATGAACCGATAATGACATCGTCCTTGCGTGCGGCAGCGGTCATCATCAGTTGCATGCTGTGATCGGCGCTTGTCGCAACACGGAATCCGAGGCGAAACAGGCGGTTTTGAATCTCGTCCGAAATCATCGACGAGTTGCCGCCCGAACCAAAGGCATAGATCATGCCGCTATTGGCAATCCTTGCTGCGGCCTGATCCGCTATCGCAGGATCAAGCGTCTTGTGAAGCAGGAAAAGCGCATCTTGCGCCTTCGCCAGAACTTCCTCGGTAACTTCGGAGGGACCAGTGCTAGTCGCCTCCGAGGTCAGATAACGGATACCGACATAGGCCGTCTTGGCAAGGCTGACCTTGAACTCGGAGAAACTCTGACAACCAAGGCGCCGGCAGAAACGTGTAACGGTCGGCGGAGAGACTTCGGCACGCGCTGCAAGCTCGATGATCGAGGCATTGACGGCAAATTCGAAGTCCGAGACCAGAATATCGGCGATGCGTTTCTCCGACTGGGAAAACTGCGCCTTGTCTTCTTGAATTTTTGCGAAAATATCCATGGTCATCGGTCCCCGTTACGCCAAAATCAGGCTTTGGCCTCGTTTCCGATGCACCGCAAATCGGCATGCCAGTCAACCGCCCGAATTCTTGATCCAAGGTTCGTTTGCCCAATTAACGGCAAGGCTTTCGCTCCCATTACGAAAATTATTTTCTTTGTTGATTGATATGAGAGCATATGCCAACAATCTCCACCAGAGAAATCTACGAAATATGAAAATAATTTCAAAAACGGACTGTCGTCATGCGTGATCCCTTCAAGAACCCCTTTCCCGAAACCGATTTCGCCCGCCACTCCATCTGGGAGATGCTGGTGACGCGTGACATCGACGCTTTTCTCGCTGCCGACTGGGACAAGGTCGCCGATGATTTCGTCGAAGACGGCTTTCTCGGCATCAATGCCAACCGCGAGACCAATCCGGACAACTGGCGCCTGTCCTTCCCCTCGCTTGTTGCCTACCGCGACGAATGGCTGAGACAGGCACAGGATTTCCAGAAGGAAAAGTTTGCCGACGATCCGCGCACAGCCATCTTCACCACGACGACGCTGGAAGAGATCGAGGTCGAAGGCGAAACGGCGCTCGTTCGCAAGAAGTTCGATGGCGGCTTGCGAAAAGCAGACGGCAGTTTCGACACCATGAAATGGCAGACGCTTTATTATTGCCGGCTGCACCAGGGGCGCTGGAAAATCAGCGGCTTCACGGGCTACATGCCGAACCCGATGCCGTAATGGCAAAGACGCAAAACGCCGGGCCGAAAACCCGGCGTTTTTTTTGCGTTTAGCGCCTGCATCTGAAGTACGAAATGCGGCCTTGGCAACAGGGGCGGATGTAAGTGAAAATCCCATGATCCGCCCTCCTGTCGCTATTGAATGAGCTTGAGCACGGAGAGATCGACACGCCGATCCAGGGCAATACCGCTATCGTCAAACAGATGGCAATCGGATGCCTTGATACCTGTGACGATCGGCTCGTCGACAACCACCGGTGCAGAGCCAGACAGCAACGCACAATAGTTTTCTCCGGTCGGAGAAACACCATAGGCAATGGTGTTGACACCGAGCCGCTCGATCACGCTTGGCGCCACCGTGATATTGAGGTCTGCAGGTTCAAGACCGGTGTGTTCCGGGCGAATTCCAAGCGTCAATTGCGAACCTTCGAGACCCGCACGCGGTTCGACCGGAACAGTGATCCGCTGGCCCTGATAGTCCACCGTGACACCATCGGCGTCTGCCTTTACACAGGTCACCTTCAGGAAGTTCATCTTGGGGTTACCGATAAATCCGGCAACGAAAAGATTGGCGGGTTTGTGGTAAAGTTCCAGCGGCGCGCCGACCTGTGCAATCTCGCCAGCATTCAGCACCACGATACGGTCAGCCATGGTCATGGCTTCCACCTGGTCGTGGGTCACGTAGATCATCGTCGCCTTCAGCGTACGATGCAGATTGGTAAGCTCGATACGCATGTCCGCGCGCAGCGCCGCATCGAGGTTGGACAGCGGTTCGTCGAACAGAAAGATTTTCGGTTCACGGACGATCGCGCGCCCGATTGCAACGCGCTGGCGCTGACCGCCAGAAAGCATTCCCGGTCGCTGTTCAAGGCGCTGATCAAGCTGCAGGATCTTGGCGACGCCTTCGACCTTCTCCTTGATCTTGCTTTCTTCCATCTTTTCGACACGCAGCGGAAACGCGATGTTTTCGAAGACAGACATATGCGGATAAAGCGCATACGACTGGAAAACCATGGCAATGCCGCGCTTGACGGGTGGCAGCTCGTTGACCTTCACACCATTGATGACGACGTCACCACCGGAAATGTCTTCCAGACCTGCGATCATCCGCAGCAGCGTGGACTTGCCGCATCCCGAAGGTCCGACAAAAACGACGAATTCACCATCCTTGATGTCGAGCTGAACGCCCTTGATGACTTCGAAATGTCCATAATTCTTGCGGACGTTGTTGAGATAGAGTTGACCCAAGACTTGCCTCTCCCGTCACCAGCCAAAACACGGCTGCGTTCAGAGACGTTCCAGAACGAACAGGGCCGTTCGGACCGAAACCGTTTGAAATAAGACGGAAACCTTACCCCTTCTGATGAAGTGATGATGTTTCCGCAGCGAAATTGAGGGGAACTGCGGGCTTTACGACAAGCCCGCAGTCATCAGCGCATTTGGCTTACTTGTATTGCTCAAGCGCACCCGATGCCTTCTTCACGGCATCTTCCGGTGTCGCCTTGCCCGTGACGACGGACTGTACCATCTCGATGATGACGTCCTGGAAGCCCTTGTAATCGGTGAAGAGCGGCTCAGGACCACCATAGGCGATACCGTCGACGAGCGGCTTCCAGAAGGGGTCCTTGGCAATGAATTCGTCAACCTTCGGCGATGGACGCAGCGGCGTCAGGCCGGCGCCGCCCTGCAGTTCATATTCGCCCTGTGGACCGGGAGAGGTAATGAATTTGGCGAATTCGGTCGCTTTTTCCTCAACGCCCGTACCCTTGAAGATAGCAAGGCTGTCGGTGATGAGCAGCGTGCCAGAACCCTTGGCTTCCGGACCGAGCGGAAGTGTTGCGATACCCCAATTGATCTTGGTGGCCTGGAGACGCGTAGCGGCACCGGAGCCTGCCTGGATCATGCCGACCTTGCCATCGAGGAAGATCGCGCGGATTTCGTTCTGCTCGTAGGCAGTCGGACCTTCGACGGAGTAAGGTGTGATGTCCTTGTAGGCCTGCAGTGCTGCCAGAACCTGCGGGCTGTCGACCGTGATCTTGTCGCCGTCGATGACCTTGCCGTTATTGGTGTAAACCCAGTGCATGAACTGGTGCATGGTGTTGTCGAAGGTCTTTGCTGGCAGACCGTAACCGGCCACACCGGTCTTTTCCTTGATCTGCTTTGCGAACGCAATTTCTTCAGCCCAGGTCTTCGGCGGCACTTCCGGATCAAGACCGGCCTGCTTGAACAGATCCTTGTTCCAGTAGAGAGCCTTGGTCGAGAACGCGACCGGAACGCCCCACTGGGTATCTTCGAACGTCACCGTGTCGACGATGTTGGGGTAATAGCTTTTCTTTTCCTCTTCCGTCATCGGCACCGGAACGATGAGATCGTTCTGCGCGAACTGCTTCAGAGTGCGTGAACCGACATAGGCCATGGCGACCGGCGTGCCGGCAGCAGCCAGCGTGGTTGCCTTGTCCTGGCACTGTGCCCAGCCGACGACTTCCGGAACAACCTTCCAGCCTTCGTTCTTGCCTTCCCATTCCTTGATGTACTTCTCATGGATGGGGTCCATCTTGTCGCCGCAATAGATCCAGCTGATTTCCTTGTCGGCAGCGTGCGCCGTCACCGTGCCAAGCGCGGTTGAACCGGCAAATGCGAGAGCGCAGAGCGCCAATCCGTAATGTTTCAGTGCCATAAGTAGTCTCCCATTCTCTGGTGGTCGTTCCGGTTGTTGTTTATTTCACCGCGCCGGCGGTCAGACCGCTGACGAGATATCGTTGCATGAAGAAGATCACGACCATGGCCGGCGCAATGCCGACAAAGCTGGCCGCCATCAACTCATTCCAGATGACTTCCTGACGACCGAAATAGGCAAACAGGCCAATAGGCAGCGGCATAAATTCGGTCTTGGAATTGAAGGTGAGGGCGAAGATGAACTGCTGGGCGTAAGCGCCGATGAAGGTGGTGATCGACACCACGGCGATGCCAGGCATGGCAAGCGGCAGGATCACACGGCGGAACGTATAGAAATAGCTGGCGCCGTCCACATAAGCGGCTTCTTCAAGTTCGCGTGGAATGCGCAGCATATACGTTCTGAGCAGCCAGATGGCGGTTGGAATCAGGAACGCCGCACCTGGGATGATCATTGCGAAATAAGTATTCAGGACACCCATGTTGCGCATCAACCGGTAGAGCGGGATCAGGAGAACCGCACCTGAAAACATGTTGATGGCCAGAAACGCGCCCAGCAACTGCCCACGGCCGCGAAACTTGAAACGGGCGAAGGCGTAGGATGCGGGGACCACCAGAAGCAGCACGATCGCCGTCGAGATGGTGGAAATGAAGAAGGAGTTGAAGACGTAACGGGCAAAGCCCGGAACGCTGACCCACATGGTCTTGTAGGCTTCGAACGAGCCGTTTTCCGGCCAGAAACGATATGGCGAGGAAAACAGCAGGCTGAGCGGCTTCAGCGAAACCAGAAAACCCTCGACAAACGGTGCCAGCACGAAGGTCAGGAACACGGCGATACCGCAATAGATCCCGACGATTTCATACCACTTGTAGCGGTTGATCATCGCATTCTTGTCGGTCATCGGGTGGCCTCCTGAGAAATACGGCTGGTGACACGGAAATAGAAGAAGGTGAAAATCGACAGGAAGATGCAGATCAGCACGGCACGCGCGGCACCTTCCCCGTATTTGTAGGAACCGATCGCGGTCTTGTAGGTGTCGATAATCATCGTTGTCGTCTGACCGGTCGGACCGCCCTGCGTCAAAATCCAGATGATATCGAAAGAGTTGAACGTCGAGATCAGCGAAATCATCGACATGGTGATCATCGCAGGCAACATCAGCGGCAGCGTGATGCGGCGGAAACGATACATACGGCTTGCACCATCGGTCCACGCAGCCTCGTAGAGATCCTGCGGAATGGCCTGTATGGCTGCCAGAAGGTAAAGCGTCACCATCGGCACGCCGATCCAGACGTCTGTCACGACTGTCGCCCAGAATGCGGTATTGCCGTAAGCAAGAAATGCAACCGGTCCATCGACCAGGCCCAGGTTCTGCAAGACGCCAGAGATCATGCCGAACTGGCCGTTATACATCCAGCCCCACATGAAAATGCCGATCGCCATTGGCAC
Coding sequences within it:
- a CDS encoding SDR family oxidoreductase encodes the protein MTDSRNHVAVVTGAAGDIGRAIAEQLSVTHATVVLVDIDAAALDKALSLLSLLSGSNFVAKTCDVTSPEDLSRLAADVALLGDVATLVNNAGAARAVSLHDTTPEIWRKDNALNLEAPFLCFRAFEEPLKRTQGALVNVASVNGMSVFGHPAYSAAKAGLIHLTKLIAVEYGKFGIRSNAVAPGTVRTQAWEARAANNPQVFEEAKHWYPLRRIVKPEDVANAVAFLAGPQAMAISGVCLPVDCGLTAGQAPLAHTFSQSEHY
- the ugpC gene encoding sn-glycerol-3-phosphate ABC transporter ATP-binding protein UgpC, with the protein product MGQLYLNNVRKNYGHFEVIKGVQLDIKDGEFVVFVGPSGCGKSTLLRMIAGLEDISGGDVVINGVKVNELPPVKRGIAMVFQSYALYPHMSVFENIAFPLRVEKMEESKIKEKVEGVAKILQLDQRLEQRPGMLSGGQRQRVAIGRAIVREPKIFLFDEPLSNLDAALRADMRIELTNLHRTLKATMIYVTHDQVEAMTMADRIVVLNAGEIAQVGAPLELYHKPANLFVAGFIGNPKMNFLKVTCVKADADGVTVDYQGQRITVPVEPRAGLEGSQLTLGIRPEHTGLEPADLNITVAPSVIERLGVNTIAYGVSPTGENYCALLSGSAPVVVDEPIVTGIKASDCHLFDDSGIALDRRVDLSVLKLIQ
- a CDS encoding carbohydrate ABC transporter permease; the encoded protein is MTDKNAMINRYKWYEIVGIYCGIAVFLTFVLAPFVEGFLVSLKPLSLLFSSPYRFWPENGSFEAYKTMWVSVPGFARYVFNSFFISTISTAIVLLLVVPASYAFARFKFRGRGQLLGAFLAINMFSGAVLLIPLYRLMRNMGVLNTYFAMIIPGAAFLIPTAIWLLRTYMLRIPRELEEAAYVDGASYFYTFRRVILPLAMPGIAVVSITTFIGAYAQQFIFALTFNSKTEFMPLPIGLFAYFGRQEVIWNELMAASFVGIAPAMVVIFFMQRYLVSGLTAGAVK
- a CDS encoding MurR/RpiR family transcriptional regulator → MDIFAKIQEDKAQFSQSEKRIADILVSDFEFAVNASIIELAARAEVSPPTVTRFCRRLGCQSFSEFKVSLAKTAYVGIRYLTSEATSTGPSEVTEEVLAKAQDALFLLHKTLDPAIADQAAARIANSGMIYAFGSGGNSSMISDEIQNRLFRLGFRVATSADHSMQLMMTAAARKDDVIIGSSFSGRNMELVKCFRLAREMGVATIALTQSDSPVADAADIVVGVNVPEGNNIFRPTSSRYAYLAAVDVLATLAAYHNQQRSMVTLRHIKQQLVEHRDKDDRQLLGD
- a CDS encoding sugar ABC transporter permease — its product is MEAKRTAVIFAWLLLLPALLYITVIVAYPLVDTFILSFTDASLRKTTNWVGFLNYEKIFNETFAGVITRTFIWTFFSVSIKMIIGTFGAVLLNSAVPGRALFRILTMPPWIVPMAIGIFMWGWMYNGQFGMISGVLQNLGLVDGPVAFLAYGNTAFWATVVTDVWIGVPMVTLYLLAAIQAIPQDLYEAAWTDGASRMYRFRRITLPLMLPAMITMSMISLISTFNSFDIIWILTQGGPTGQTTTMIIDTYKTAIGSYKYGEGAARAVLICIFLSIFTFFYFRVTSRISQEATR
- a CDS encoding extracellular solute-binding protein, producing the protein MALKHYGLALCALAFAGSTALGTVTAHAADKEISWIYCGDKMDPIHEKYIKEWEGKNEGWKVVPEVVGWAQCQDKATTLAAAGTPVAMAYVGSRTLKQFAQNDLIVPVPMTEEEKKSYYPNIVDTVTFEDTQWGVPVAFSTKALYWNKDLFKQAGLDPEVPPKTWAEEIAFAKQIKEKTGVAGYGLPAKTFDNTMHQFMHWVYTNNGKVIDGDKITVDSPQVLAALQAYKDITPYSVEGPTAYEQNEIRAIFLDGKVGMIQAGSGAATRLQATKINWGIATLPLGPEAKGSGTLLITDSLAIFKGTGVEEKATEFAKFITSPGPQGEYELQGGAGLTPLRPSPKVDEFIAKDPFWKPLVDGIAYGGPEPLFTDYKGFQDVIIEMVQSVVTGKATPEDAVKKASGALEQYK